Proteins from a single region of Myxococcales bacterium:
- a CDS encoding pentapeptide repeat-containing protein, whose protein sequence is MKLTLLTSKPRAWLGRRPGLLLVLCAALSLSSGASAQTLFVDEGGVTDHAGHVHKFESIDGIQTIGTPFDLDMTDFSFTDITDSDFNNAILTSAILNNIYIRLSIFTDADFTGAKFQRAIVRAGNFDGAIFTGTNFSNTQFSCVPDPDGDSSSDFPDICPSFVETDFTNAIFTSTYFGPDTVGDLLVFSGANFRGAVLTGAVFAGISEPCLLSPTRCMLWGDDPTGMNPLVEGLTILSRSDLRGSDMRNLDFEDGDFSDVFVAGIRFEGSNFTDTKFDLIDSICEITPGDADDIALCAAFASEYPVGIKADFRNTTITDSSFVQAKLGGTDFTNASFSNVVLDFANLGCTTNVGDIDNFAEDCGDCANFSGVFVDTGLVAGKHNIRMRSVTFDNILACSALSTLVNDLSYMDLDNASFSDANVVAAMVDFVGSSLVSANFSGAVITGLDFTGANLTSSNLSNASMAGVYFNDAILDGSNGGGGTFSGATFIGTSTSLVGAMLTSTFFDGAIFTDADLTNANFSNADLSGAIFTRADLTNVDFSNADLSGAVFSVSDLSGVNFTGAQFDSATQLNGGGGSQLDGIILAGVDLTGSTSLFEDTVSFIPGAGETAADALGVNLDSQDLSNFDFTGVTLTNWSFDSANLTGVDFTGATLTGAKFTNVQFDDYFDGLIGTNTTMFSGVDLSGSDLSGLDLTGYDLSGADLTGVTVTNTKFVDADLGNTTLDGLVSSCNGGVDCAEITGAMLDCADISNTSFASLVTTDMLGAPNAATELFQFVDPDLSGIKLRSADLQDYNFSDNSSSITLTGADFEGSDVSGADFTGATLDGIRLKDATICRTVDSVTTCPTFSATSLVGSTDCNDQEAADFSGTDFTQAPLDLFAGGAITNASAECVNFTNANLSHTSVTPTSGFDFNALTLWNGAVLAGADLSYQNFSGLPNDFFTKLGHAAESRDDICTSDDDNVATIDPTPDLRATIFSCANLTGQRLTGLATSGADLRNAVFVRATISGATFSLDASELEGANFTNVNFDDVDLADVFQGVATVKQADGVTEVTDDETPPVPYPNLKGVSFAHATLEIVGATLDLHHVDMTGADLVGANLNGADLTDAILDEIPDSNGEGIGVLCGTVAASQDSCAPLEQTTVSCLTLVGAKLAGASFQNIDFTDLFDDTSAGATPQDFFQTIDGPDLTRTDFSGANITGMNMNGIDFTDAELFSVEPFCDTVGCVTFEGATFGSSNPEILINFSGRDFMTANIAGATFKNVSLASTDFTEVVDLCIPMGACLSITGTNSSLSNADLSGLDLTVVSFGTGADKVIDFSAALFINSNLSNFDFSDRDFSGVDFTATDLSGVIFENASLVSARAGCRIFDGVEICTNFEGANLCGVDARSALFEGNFANVDTSATMTCTTSANFSGARFINIDFDSTTNFAGANLDNAIFDPTVTFCATLMDCLDITGASLVGATLSGFDFNSVPDDFFTTAANNDLRQIDFSASNLSSKDFSAADLAFADLSETDLSGANFSNANFNKTQFALGAVTDGTTCTLATGGIPTDLRGADICDADLSRALNFQRGCILVDATTSYNSGTEFPPGFDLLVELGPRGGCSDPPGGVIIPEPSHVLLQGTALVLLGLLAQRRRVLRGRRTH, encoded by the coding sequence ATGAAGTTGACGTTGCTGACATCCAAACCTCGAGCCTGGCTCGGACGGCGCCCTGGCCTGCTGCTGGTCTTGTGCGCGGCGCTTTCGCTTTCGAGCGGAGCGTCGGCGCAGACGTTGTTTGTCGATGAAGGCGGCGTCACGGATCACGCCGGACACGTCCATAAATTTGAATCTATAGACGGGATCCAAACAATCGGAACTCCATTTGATCTCGACATGACAGACTTCTCCTTTACCGACATCACCGACTCCGACTTCAACAACGCAATCTTGACGTCTGCAATACTCAACAATATATACATTCGACTCTCAATTTTCACGGACGCCGACTTCACCGGTGCCAAGTTCCAGCGAGCCATCGTACGCGCGGGAAACTTCGACGGAGCAATTTTCACGGGTACCAATTTCAGCAATACCCAGTTCAGTTGCGTCCCTGATCCAGACGGAGATTCATCCAGCGACTTTCCGGACATCTGTCCCTCGTTTGTCGAAACTGACTTCACGAACGCAATCTTTACCTCCACATACTTCGGTCCAGATACAGTGGGAGACCTGCTCGTCTTCTCGGGGGCCAATTTTCGAGGCGCCGTCCTCACCGGCGCCGTCTTCGCAGGCATCTCCGAACCCTGTTTGCTGTCTCCGACCCGGTGCATGCTTTGGGGCGACGACCCGACGGGGATGAACCCGCTGGTTGAGGGCCTGACGATCCTGAGCCGCTCTGATCTGCGCGGCTCGGACATGCGCAATCTCGATTTTGAGGATGGGGATTTTTCCGACGTATTTGTCGCCGGGATCCGCTTTGAAGGCTCGAACTTTACAGACACGAAGTTCGATCTGATTGACTCCATTTGCGAGATCACCCCCGGTGACGCGGACGACATCGCTCTTTGCGCGGCTTTTGCCAGCGAGTATCCGGTCGGGATCAAGGCCGATTTCCGCAACACCACGATCACCGACTCGAGCTTTGTCCAGGCCAAACTCGGCGGCACCGACTTCACAAACGCAAGCTTCAGCAACGTCGTGCTCGATTTCGCCAACTTGGGTTGCACCACCAACGTAGGTGACATCGACAACTTCGCCGAAGACTGTGGTGATTGCGCAAACTTTTCGGGGGTGTTCGTCGACACGGGTCTGGTCGCCGGCAAACACAACATTCGTATGCGCAGTGTCACCTTCGACAACATATTGGCGTGCTCGGCACTCAGCACGCTGGTCAATGACCTCAGCTACATGGACCTCGACAACGCCAGCTTCAGCGACGCAAACGTTGTAGCGGCCATGGTGGATTTCGTAGGGTCGAGCCTCGTCAGTGCCAACTTCAGCGGAGCGGTCATCACCGGTCTGGATTTCACCGGCGCCAACCTCACCTCCTCCAATCTATCCAATGCCAGCATGGCCGGTGTGTACTTCAACGACGCGATTCTCGACGGCAGCAACGGCGGCGGCGGCACGTTCAGCGGTGCGACCTTCATCGGTACGTCTACGTCTCTCGTGGGCGCCATGCTGACGTCAACTTTCTTCGACGGCGCGATATTCACCGACGCCGATCTCACGAACGCCAATTTCAGCAACGCCGATCTTTCGGGTGCGATATTCACCCGCGCCGATCTCACGAACGTCGATTTCAGCAACGCCGATCTTTCGGGTGCAGTCTTCTCGGTTTCCGATCTTTCTGGAGTGAACTTCACCGGCGCTCAGTTCGATAGCGCCACCCAACTCAACGGCGGCGGTGGTTCTCAACTCGACGGCATCATTTTGGCTGGCGTAGATCTCACGGGCTCTACCAGCCTGTTCGAGGACACGGTTTCGTTCATCCCCGGGGCCGGTGAGACTGCGGCCGACGCACTGGGAGTGAATCTCGACTCGCAAGATCTCAGCAATTTCGACTTCACCGGAGTCACCCTGACCAACTGGAGTTTCGACAGTGCCAACCTCACGGGGGTCGACTTCACTGGGGCCACGTTGACGGGTGCCAAATTCACCAACGTGCAGTTCGATGATTACTTCGATGGCCTCATCGGTACCAACACCACGATGTTCTCCGGAGTCGATCTCAGCGGCTCGGACCTGAGCGGCCTGGATCTCACGGGCTACGACCTGAGCGGTGCAGACCTCACCGGGGTTACGGTGACCAACACCAAGTTCGTCGATGCCGACCTGGGCAACACAACGCTCGATGGCCTCGTGAGCAGCTGCAACGGGGGCGTCGATTGCGCTGAGATCACTGGGGCAATGCTCGACTGTGCAGATATTTCGAATACGAGCTTCGCGTCCCTCGTCACCACCGACATGCTGGGTGCACCCAACGCTGCTACCGAGCTCTTCCAATTCGTCGATCCCGACCTCAGCGGCATCAAGCTGAGAAGCGCAGATCTCCAGGACTACAATTTTTCGGACAATTCCTCGAGCATCACTTTGACCGGTGCCGACTTCGAGGGCAGCGACGTCAGCGGTGCAGACTTCACCGGCGCGACCCTCGACGGCATTCGCCTCAAGGACGCAACGATCTGCAGGACGGTCGATTCGGTCACCACCTGCCCCACTTTCTCCGCGACAAGTCTGGTGGGCAGCACCGACTGCAACGACCAGGAGGCTGCTGATTTCAGCGGCACGGATTTCACCCAAGCCCCACTCGACTTATTCGCTGGGGGCGCGATCACCAACGCCAGCGCTGAGTGCGTGAATTTCACCAATGCGAATCTCAGCCACACGTCCGTTACCCCGACCAGCGGGTTCGATTTCAATGCTCTCACACTCTGGAATGGAGCAGTTCTCGCGGGAGCCGATCTCAGCTACCAGAACTTCTCGGGGCTTCCCAACGACTTCTTCACGAAGCTGGGCCACGCAGCCGAGAGCCGCGACGACATCTGCACCAGCGATGACGACAACGTCGCAACAATCGATCCGACACCCGACCTGAGGGCGACGATCTTCAGCTGCGCAAATCTCACGGGACAGCGACTGACCGGACTGGCGACGTCGGGCGCGGACCTGCGAAATGCCGTATTTGTCCGTGCCACGATCTCGGGGGCGACGTTTAGCCTGGACGCCTCCGAACTGGAAGGTGCCAACTTCACCAACGTGAATTTTGACGACGTGGATTTGGCCGATGTCTTTCAGGGAGTGGCGACCGTCAAGCAAGCCGACGGAGTTACGGAAGTCACCGACGATGAAACTCCCCCGGTCCCATACCCGAACCTCAAAGGTGTCTCCTTTGCCCACGCGACGCTAGAGATCGTGGGAGCGACCCTCGACCTTCACCATGTAGACATGACCGGCGCGGATCTCGTGGGTGCGAACCTCAATGGGGCCGACCTGACGGATGCGATCCTCGATGAAATCCCTGATAGCAACGGAGAGGGCATCGGAGTTCTGTGCGGAACGGTTGCCGCTTCGCAAGATTCTTGTGCGCCACTCGAACAGACGACGGTGTCGTGTCTCACCCTCGTGGGAGCGAAGCTGGCTGGGGCAAGCTTCCAAAACATCGACTTCACCGACCTGTTCGATGACACCTCAGCAGGCGCCACCCCACAAGACTTCTTTCAGACGATCGACGGACCCGACCTCACCCGCACAGATTTCAGCGGTGCCAACATCACGGGCATGAATATGAACGGCATCGATTTTACGGACGCGGAGTTGTTCTCCGTCGAGCCGTTCTGTGACACCGTAGGCTGTGTGACCTTTGAAGGCGCGACATTCGGAAGCAGCAACCCCGAGATCCTGATCAACTTCTCGGGACGCGACTTCATGACCGCCAACATCGCCGGCGCCACGTTCAAGAACGTAAGCCTTGCGAGCACCGACTTTACCGAAGTGGTCGATCTGTGTATTCCCATGGGCGCATGCCTCAGCATCACCGGAACGAACTCGAGCCTGTCGAACGCGGATCTGAGTGGTCTCGACCTCACTGTCGTCAGTTTTGGCACCGGTGCGGATAAAGTCATCGATTTTAGCGCCGCGCTCTTCATCAACTCCAATCTTTCAAATTTCGACTTCAGCGATCGAGACTTCTCCGGGGTGGATTTTACAGCGACTGATCTATCCGGTGTGATCTTCGAGAACGCTAGCTTGGTGTCTGCCAGAGCCGGCTGTCGCATCTTTGATGGCGTCGAGATCTGTACCAATTTCGAGGGTGCCAACCTGTGCGGCGTCGATGCACGAAGTGCATTGTTCGAAGGAAACTTCGCAAACGTAGACACCTCTGCCACAATGACATGCACAACCTCTGCGAACTTCAGTGGCGCCCGATTCATCAACATCGACTTCGACAGCACTACGAACTTCGCCGGCGCCAATCTCGACAACGCCATCTTCGATCCCACGGTAACCTTCTGCGCCACGCTCATGGACTGCCTGGACATCACCGGGGCAAGCCTGGTCGGCGCCACCCTGTCGGGCTTCGACTTCAACAGCGTGCCCGATGACTTCTTTACCACCGCTGCGAACAACGACCTGCGGCAGATCGACTTTTCCGCTTCGAATCTATCGAGCAAGGATTTCTCAGCCGCGGATCTGGCTTTCGCGGACCTGAGCGAAACAGATCTGAGCGGCGCGAACTTTTCGAACGCAAACTTCAACAAGACCCAGTTCGCGCTGGGCGCCGTCACCGACGGGACAACGTGCACGCTCGCCACGGGAGGCATCCCGACCGACCTGCGCGGTGCGGATATCTGCGATGCCGACCTCAGCCGCGCGTTGAATTTTCAGCGAGGTTGCATTCTGGTCGACGCAACCACGTCCTACAATTCCGGTACTGAGTTCCCACCGGGCTTCGACCTTTTGGTGGAACTCGGTCCCCGTGGCGGGTGTTCGGACCCCCCCGGCGGAGTCATAATCCCCGAACCGAGCCACGTCCTGCTCCAGGGCACAGCCCTCGTCCTTCTCGGTTTGCTCGCCCAGCGCCGAAGAGTCCTTCGCGGACGACGGACCCATTAG
- a CDS encoding ABC transporter permease has protein sequence MSRVRTVIFLLIRTAFRGMRSSGVTCIAAIVTIAVTLVLVGAFALLVGNMSGMLERIGQDLQVTAYLEPDLHMEEARLIAVRVATVEGVHSVSLVSPEEAMARFEKTAGAAAMLEGLDSNPLPTSIEISLLPEHRTEQGLQIVAEALEGLPGIAELAKGQEWIGGYTRAAALVRFIAVGLGAVLAISALMIVANTIRLAIYSRSDELEILSLVGASRTFVRVPFLLEGTLQGMAGGLLAVLLLYIAFELFAPQIQFGLSFFLGSAKPRFFDFGELMSLVLGGATLGAIGSLAALLGWRGNSG, from the coding sequence GTGAGTCGAGTCCGGACAGTCATTTTTCTCCTGATCCGGACCGCGTTTCGCGGCATGCGCTCGAGCGGTGTGACGTGCATTGCCGCAATCGTGACGATCGCGGTAACCCTGGTCCTGGTGGGAGCCTTCGCGTTGCTGGTGGGCAATATGAGCGGGATGCTCGAGCGAATCGGCCAAGATCTCCAGGTCACCGCCTACCTCGAACCCGATCTTCACATGGAGGAAGCGCGCCTGATCGCCGTCCGGGTGGCGACGGTCGAAGGCGTCCATTCCGTGAGCCTGGTATCGCCGGAAGAAGCCATGGCTCGCTTCGAAAAGACCGCAGGTGCCGCAGCCATGCTCGAAGGCCTGGACAGCAACCCGCTGCCGACGTCGATCGAAATATCACTGCTGCCCGAGCATCGCACCGAGCAGGGTCTCCAGATCGTGGCAGAGGCTCTCGAAGGCCTGCCCGGAATTGCGGAACTTGCCAAGGGGCAGGAATGGATTGGCGGATACACTCGGGCTGCAGCGCTGGTCCGCTTCATCGCCGTGGGCCTGGGCGCCGTGTTGGCGATTTCGGCGCTGATGATTGTCGCCAATACGATTCGTCTCGCGATCTACTCCCGGAGCGACGAACTCGAGATTCTTTCCCTGGTCGGGGCGTCCCGCACCTTCGTTCGCGTGCCCTTCTTGTTGGAGGGAACGCTGCAGGGCATGGCCGGTGGGTTGCTTGCCGTGCTCCTGCTCTATATCGCTTTCGAACTCTTTGCTCCTCAAATTCAATTCGGCCTTTCCTTCTTTCTGGGTAGCGCGAAACCCCGCTTCTTCGACTTTGGCGAGTTGATGAGTCTGGTGCTGGGCGGGGCGACACTTGGAGCCATTGGATCGCTGGCTGCGCTGCTGGGATGGCGCGGAAACTCGGGTTAA
- a CDS encoding DJ-1/PfpI family protein has product MTDSTTSESSKTIVVGIVLYPDAEELDWAGPYEVFSMAALGQDQMQVVTIAQSKDPVRCSKGLRVLPDHSFEDAPALDVVVVPGGAGSRSEMENPTLLAWLQEIAPACSWVTSVCTGSMILTKAGLTKGCQITTHWGCIEELRKHAVDSEVLERIRYVRDGRLVTSAGVSAGIDMSLWVVGQMFSPEHARNTQRMMEYDPAPPYSAAV; this is encoded by the coding sequence ATGACCGATTCGACGACGAGCGAGAGCAGCAAGACCATCGTAGTGGGCATCGTTCTCTATCCCGACGCCGAAGAACTGGATTGGGCGGGGCCCTACGAGGTGTTCAGCATGGCCGCGCTTGGCCAGGATCAAATGCAGGTGGTCACCATCGCGCAAAGCAAGGATCCCGTGCGCTGTTCCAAGGGGCTGCGGGTGCTTCCCGACCATTCCTTTGAGGACGCGCCCGCACTCGACGTCGTTGTGGTTCCGGGTGGGGCGGGCAGTCGCAGCGAAATGGAAAATCCAACGCTGCTTGCCTGGCTGCAAGAGATTGCTCCGGCCTGCAGCTGGGTGACCAGCGTATGCACGGGTTCGATGATCTTGACCAAGGCTGGCCTCACCAAGGGTTGCCAAATTACGACCCACTGGGGTTGTATCGAAGAACTGCGCAAGCACGCCGTCGACAGCGAAGTACTCGAACGCATCCGCTACGTGCGCGATGGTCGGCTGGTCACCTCGGCGGGAGTCTCGGCCGGGATCGACATGTCGCTCTGGGTGGTGGGACAGATGTTCAGCCCCGAGCACGCGCGCAACACCCAACGCATGATGGAGTACGACCCAGCACCGCCGTATTCTGCGGCGGTGTAG
- the ftsE gene encoding cell division ATP-binding protein FtsE translates to MRKGSSDELSVRMYHVSKSYSAGTFALHDVSLEFKRGEFAFLTGSSGAGKTTLLKHLFAAERPSEGQILVLGRNIARLEGAAIPYLRRRIGVVFQDFKLLQNRTLEENVGMSLDVLGTPRRETRNRTFQVLKQVGLQHRRFHHPLSLSGGEQQRVAIARALVNQPEILLADEPTGNLDPELTLEIMDLIVDSATRGTTVIVATHDMHLIERYGKRVVRLEAGRVVEDIPATGRIV, encoded by the coding sequence ATGCGTAAGGGCTCGAGCGACGAACTTTCGGTGCGGATGTATCACGTATCCAAGTCGTACTCGGCGGGTACGTTTGCGCTGCACGACGTGAGCCTCGAGTTCAAGCGCGGCGAGTTCGCATTTCTCACCGGTTCCAGCGGCGCGGGCAAGACCACCTTGCTCAAGCATTTGTTCGCCGCCGAACGTCCAAGCGAAGGCCAGATCCTGGTGCTCGGTCGCAACATCGCCCGGCTCGAGGGGGCGGCCATTCCTTATCTGCGCCGTCGCATTGGAGTCGTGTTCCAGGACTTCAAACTGCTGCAGAATCGCACCCTCGAAGAAAACGTCGGGATGTCGTTGGACGTTCTCGGCACGCCCCGCCGCGAAACCCGCAACCGAACCTTTCAGGTGCTCAAACAAGTGGGGCTGCAGCACCGGCGTTTCCATCATCCGCTTTCGCTTTCGGGAGGTGAGCAGCAGCGGGTCGCGATCGCCCGGGCGCTGGTGAACCAACCCGAAATCCTGCTCGCAGACGAGCCCACGGGAAATCTCGACCCGGAGCTCACCCTCGAAATCATGGATCTGATCGTCGATTCCGCGACCCGCGGTACCACCGTGATCGTCGCCACTCACGACATGCACTTGATCGAGCGCTACGGCAAGCGGGTGGTGCGTCTCGAAGCAGGTCGCGTCGTCGAGGATATCCCCGCCACTGGGCGTATTGTGTGA
- a CDS encoding S41 family peptidase codes for MSLGVSHSWRSFILGCVLTVSLLCIVAAGVTAASSRYEDLALFSTVLTHVRGNYVEAVDEHDLLVGALNGMLRELDPHSAFLDSEAYREMQVDTRGEFHGLGIEITKRQGEPIEVVSPIDGTPADRAGIHARDRIVTICPTERPDDWSEDCRGTKNMSLLEAVHLMRGPKGSEITIHIFRKDFDEPRPFTLTRDVVKLNSVEGRLLEPGYGYVRISAFQERTDEEMRDALEKIHRETAAAHSDPESKAGVGVLKGLVIDLRDNPGGLLDQAVKVSDTWLSAGVIVYTQGREVTQREDYIASLDGTEPDYPIVVLVNEGSASASEIVAGALQDHQRALVLGVETFGKGSVQTVYPLEGGAALRLTTALYYTPSGRSIQETGIQPDIVVEQPPESDEMVVQPRRVRERDLEGHFTQEEADPESEGSAGSGESDDSADRPDRQLDRGLEVLKTWRYFDHLRKSADPATDPPQHG; via the coding sequence ATGTCGCTAGGCGTTTCTCATTCTTGGCGTTCTTTCATTCTCGGCTGCGTGCTGACGGTATCGCTGCTTTGCATCGTGGCGGCCGGCGTCACGGCGGCGAGTTCTCGCTACGAGGATCTCGCGCTCTTTTCGACCGTCTTGACCCACGTTCGCGGGAACTATGTCGAAGCCGTCGACGAACACGATTTGCTGGTCGGCGCGCTCAACGGCATGTTGCGCGAACTGGATCCGCATTCTGCCTTTCTCGACTCCGAGGCCTATCGAGAAATGCAGGTCGATACCCGCGGTGAGTTTCACGGTCTGGGGATCGAGATCACCAAGCGACAAGGAGAACCGATCGAGGTCGTCTCCCCGATCGACGGAACTCCCGCAGATCGAGCCGGCATTCACGCGCGCGATCGCATCGTGACGATCTGCCCGACCGAGCGTCCCGACGATTGGAGCGAAGACTGTCGTGGCACCAAGAACATGTCGCTTCTCGAAGCCGTGCACTTGATGCGCGGACCCAAGGGATCCGAAATCACGATTCACATCTTTCGCAAGGATTTCGACGAGCCGCGACCCTTTACGCTGACGCGGGATGTGGTGAAACTCAATAGTGTCGAGGGGAGGTTGCTGGAGCCGGGCTACGGCTACGTGCGAATCAGCGCATTCCAGGAGCGAACAGACGAAGAAATGCGCGATGCGCTCGAAAAGATTCACCGCGAGACGGCCGCAGCGCACAGCGATCCCGAGTCCAAAGCAGGTGTGGGCGTCCTCAAAGGTCTGGTGATCGATCTGCGAGACAACCCGGGCGGACTGCTCGATCAGGCGGTGAAGGTTTCCGATACCTGGTTGAGCGCTGGAGTGATCGTCTACACCCAGGGGCGTGAAGTAACCCAGCGCGAGGACTACATCGCGAGTCTCGACGGCACCGAACCGGACTATCCGATCGTGGTGCTGGTAAACGAAGGAAGCGCGAGCGCGTCGGAGATCGTGGCGGGCGCGTTGCAGGATCATCAGCGAGCCCTGGTGCTCGGGGTAGAGACATTCGGCAAAGGTTCGGTGCAGACCGTGTATCCCCTGGAAGGCGGGGCCGCGTTGCGTCTCACGACAGCGCTCTACTACACGCCCTCTGGGCGCTCGATTCAGGAGACCGGGATCCAACCCGACATCGTCGTCGAACAACCCCCAGAGTCGGACGAAATGGTGGTGCAGCCCCGACGGGTGCGAGAACGGGATCTCGAGGGACACTTCACCCAGGAAGAAGCCGATCCGGAAAGCGAAGGGTCGGCTGGCAGCGGTGAATCTGACGATTCCGCAGACAGGCCAGACCGACAACTCGACCGCGGTCTCGAAGTCCTGAAGACCTGGCGCTACTTCGATCACCTGCGCAAATCCGCTGATCCCGCGACCGATCCGCCGCAGCATGGCTGA
- a CDS encoding peptidoglycan DD-metalloendopeptidase family protein, with protein sequence MSARDCSRLAKADYFRRAASALVLVAALTSATGARAQEEVDESEGGLLNELREQILDARKRVGQKEEKEREIFGRLEEIDRRVDALTRKVAAAKIAAESAQVALAESLKNEARAQAKLDRTRDAMSKRVVGLYKTGEVGPLRVLFSSSSLPELISRASFLRKLLEHDTDLVERFNREHRALEAVRSEAQRRAQRRDETARELEHRSVALREERGSKTTLLARVRSDRSMERAMLVELERAARALEEKLVALGESSRPGASGLDNVHFEAQKGKLPAPVRGEATSAFGLVIDSEYRTETFNKGIEFGVALGDSIHAVAFGEVRYAGWFLGYGKIVILDHGDRYFTVSGHLADIFVEVGQTVDRGDTLATAGESGSLSGPSFYFEVRRGGEPLDPVEWLQ encoded by the coding sequence GTGTCCGCCCGGGATTGCTCTCGTCTCGCGAAGGCTGATTATTTTCGAAGGGCTGCCAGTGCATTGGTTCTCGTCGCAGCCCTGACCTCCGCGACTGGGGCTCGAGCACAAGAAGAGGTTGATGAATCCGAGGGCGGACTGCTCAACGAACTTCGTGAGCAGATCCTCGATGCCCGGAAACGCGTCGGACAGAAGGAAGAAAAAGAGCGCGAGATCTTTGGCCGCCTCGAAGAGATCGACCGCAGAGTCGATGCGCTGACCCGCAAGGTCGCGGCTGCCAAGATCGCCGCCGAAAGCGCGCAAGTGGCCCTGGCCGAGAGCCTGAAAAATGAGGCCCGGGCGCAAGCAAAACTCGACCGAACTCGCGACGCCATGAGCAAGCGGGTCGTCGGTCTATACAAAACCGGGGAAGTCGGACCTCTGCGGGTGCTGTTCTCTTCGAGCTCATTGCCCGAACTGATCAGCCGGGCGTCGTTCTTGCGCAAGCTGCTCGAACACGACACCGACCTGGTCGAACGGTTCAATCGCGAACATCGAGCGTTGGAGGCAGTGCGCAGTGAGGCGCAGCGCCGAGCGCAACGGCGAGACGAGACGGCACGAGAACTGGAACATCGCAGTGTCGCTTTGAGAGAAGAGCGCGGCAGCAAGACCACATTGCTAGCTCGGGTACGAAGCGATCGGTCAATGGAACGGGCGATGTTGGTGGAACTCGAACGCGCGGCGCGAGCTCTCGAAGAAAAACTAGTCGCGCTTGGCGAATCCAGTCGTCCCGGGGCATCGGGACTCGACAATGTGCACTTCGAGGCCCAGAAGGGGAAGCTCCCCGCTCCGGTCCGGGGCGAGGCCACCTCTGCGTTTGGTCTGGTGATCGATTCCGAGTACCGCACCGAGACCTTCAATAAAGGCATCGAGTTCGGCGTCGCACTCGGCGACTCGATCCACGCCGTGGCGTTTGGCGAGGTGCGTTACGCGGGTTGGTTCCTCGGTTATGGGAAGATCGTGATTCTCGATCACGGCGACCGTTACTTCACCGTCTCGGGTCATCTCGCCGATATTTTCGTCGAAGTCGGCCAGACGGTCGACCGGGGTGATACCTTGGCGACCGCCGGTGAGTCGGGTTCGCTTTCGGGACCCAGCTTCTATTTCGAGGTGCGCCGGGGCGGTGAGCCACTCGACCCAGTCGAGTGGCTGCAGTAA
- a CDS encoding dipeptidase: protein MKWVLYGLVACLALTFSFFALGANFERFMNRVEPLPLPVVSEHARALHRSSFVVDLHADSSLTGRDLLERSEVGHVDLPRLVEGGVGLQFFTAPTQVPLSSDIHATDGNDLDLLTLMEFAQRGPSGLSSPYRRGMLQGARIRRTVELSRGQLVLIRTRADLEALLDARARNENRIGALLGLEGAQALENPATDLARFDLAGVRMIGLTHFFDNAYAGSAHGIEKGGLTPLGRELVAGMVDRGIMIDLAHVSPTAINEVLAMVKVPTVVSHTGVKGTCDNPRNLSDRQVRAIAEGGGVIGVGYWVTAVCGTSPQKIVAAMLHIIALVGDEHVSLGSDYDGSTTVAFDTSQLPVLTQAMIDAGLSDASIAKILGGNILRVMRQVLPAG, encoded by the coding sequence ATGAAGTGGGTGCTCTACGGGCTGGTGGCGTGCCTGGCGCTTACGTTTTCGTTCTTCGCGCTCGGGGCCAACTTCGAACGTTTCATGAATCGGGTCGAGCCGCTTCCACTTCCAGTCGTGAGTGAACACGCTCGGGCGCTGCATCGGTCATCGTTCGTGGTCGACCTGCACGCAGACTCCTCGCTGACGGGGCGCGACTTGCTCGAACGCTCGGAGGTCGGCCATGTCGATTTGCCTCGGCTGGTCGAGGGCGGCGTCGGGCTGCAGTTCTTTACTGCGCCGACCCAGGTTCCGCTGTCCTCTGATATTCACGCAACCGACGGCAACGACCTCGACTTGTTGACCCTGATGGAGTTCGCACAGCGGGGCCCGTCTGGTCTGTCGAGTCCGTACCGACGGGGAATGCTGCAGGGAGCCCGGATCCGTCGCACGGTCGAACTCTCTCGGGGCCAACTGGTCTTGATCCGGACGCGTGCAGATCTCGAGGCGCTGCTCGACGCGCGCGCCAGAAACGAGAACCGGATCGGAGCCCTGCTCGGACTGGAAGGCGCGCAGGCTCTGGAGAATCCAGCAACAGATTTGGCGCGCTTTGATCTCGCTGGCGTTCGGATGATCGGTCTCACGCACTTTTTCGACAACGCCTATGCGGGTTCGGCCCACGGAATTGAAAAAGGCGGGCTCACGCCTCTGGGTCGCGAGTTGGTGGCGGGCATGGTCGACCGGGGCATCATGATCGATCTCGCGCACGTTTCGCCTACGGCCATAAATGAAGTGCTCGCCATGGTGAAGGTTCCAACGGTGGTTTCCCATACCGGAGTCAAGGGAACCTGCGACAACCCCCGCAACCTTTCCGATCGACAGGTGCGCGCGATCGCTGAGGGCGGTGGGGTGATCGGAGTGGGGTACTGGGTGACGGCGGTCTGTGGGACGTCGCCCCAGAAGATTGTCGCCGCGATGCTCCACATCATCGCGCTGGTGGGAGACGAGCACGTTTCTCTGGGCTCGGACTACGACGGTTCGACCACCGTCGCCTTCGATACCAGTCAGTTGCCCGTGCTCACCCAGGCCATGATCGACGCCGGGCTCTCCGATGCATCCATCGCAAAAATTTTGGGTGGAAATATTTTGCGGGTCATGCGACAAGTACTGCCCGCAGGATGA